In Euphorbia lathyris chromosome 10, ddEupLath1.1, whole genome shotgun sequence, the DNA window AGTTTTAAAAGCGGTCtcttgcaaaaaaaaatgatagccccaacttgtggtgggacccctccatGGACCCTCGCTTAACGGGGACGCTAGTGTACCGGGTCGtcctttttttatttgaactaTAGGTTGATATTATGTAACGTTCAAAAGTTGAAGTTAAGACAAAGATTTGTACTTTTGAGTGTCTAACACGTTGATTTTATATTTCTTGAAGGATGTTGAAACTACATAATATTTGTTTGTTCAGCTCAAGGTAAACATGGAAAAGACAAGAGAAGCATGTATGAAAGATTCCATCATGTAGAGACAATATTTGGCTGTGGAGCaaaaaatgaatattatgtaTGACTCGTTATCTAAAAAGTAGGTTGTTTCAGACTTTGTTGCTAATCATACTCATTTGACTTCAACTCCTAGTAAGGAACATTGGTTTTGATATCATAGAAAAATATCTTTAGCAGAAAATATTATGTCTGATATGGCTGATGATTCTAGACTAGATCCAAAAGAGGCTCTTTAGTTATTAAGTAGACAAGCTAGTGAGCGTGAGCATTTTGGATTTATTGCAAAAGATTATAGGAATTATTTACGTtcaaaaagaataagaaagatGAAACCAGAGGATATAGGTGGTGTATTACAATAtctacaaaaaaagaaaaattcaatCAAATGATCCTAGTTTTACCTTTGTTATACATGTTGATCCAGATGATTTGATAACTAATATTTTCTGGGCTGATGCAAAGATGAATGTAGATTATGATTACTTTGATGATGTAGTATGTTTTGATACAATTtacaagaaaaacaaagaagGAAACCATTTGCAATGTTTGTTGATGTTAACCATTTGCAAATTACTAGTTACCATATGTTGCAAAAAATAACTCCCATTATTGATTAACCTTTGGCAACAATTGTGTTGTGgccaaatatatattttagcaACAACGGTAAGTTGTTGCAAATCCATCAGTAACGAACTTTTTATAAccaaaacatgttttttttgtaaGGATTTTTTCCCTTGCTAAAACTTTATTGGCAACATTAAAAGAAAATGgagtaaacaaacaccctctaattagggatgacaacgggtaGTCTACATGCGTGTACCCGACACTACCCGATCCTAATTGGACTACACGTACCTTGTATAAAAAGGTATAAGACgagtatgagatcaaaaccattacccattAGGAtaatgagacgggtatgagAATACCCTCCTGGGTATCCAGTACCAGTTACCTGtcataactcttttatatattaaaaaaattattgcttTTTAAacgtaagatgtgagattttaaacctcaaccttttcttcttcaaccattgagtgataccactaagctactatcttcttatttattaaggttcaatttgttcaattcttaaatggatgatttattaagggtgttgttaaacccagccccattttcccacccctagccccgtgaaaggacgaaaatgccctttcatgggttttgggaggggaaaagctatttttttttgcggattcgacacgcgggcgtgtggccatcacgcctcacctcgcgGACagacgtgatagccccacgcctcaccgcgtggtcggccGTGACAGCCACATGCCCCACCTGGAAAATAGTGTTAGCTACAGAAACAAAACTCAGAAACTGTGTGCAAAACATGAAATTGGATACTATGTAATTTAGAAATCAAACACTTGAGTGAAAGTTTAAGGCTAAGCAATGATTGAAGCAATTATAGAAACACAAACACACTCACAGAATACATCCAACAGTACATGAGAGAATAACTGGGTTGGAAAATATTGTTAGCTAGAAAGTACAAAATCAAACAAAAGTACAAAATAACAGCAGAAATCCTATAGAAGTAGCAGCTGAAGCTCAACAAGAATCAAACATAGATAGTATAGCAGTTCATAATTTAAGGAGCAGCAGTGGCTGAGTGAGCTGGTGTTACATCCTTAGGCAGAGGCAATTCAGGCTTTGGCAGCTCTGGAATTTTGGGCAATTCGTGCTTAGGGAGTTCAGGAATTTTGGGCAATTCAGGCTTTGGCAGCTCTGGAATTTTGGGGAGTTCAGGCTTTGACAACTCCGGCAATTTCGGCAGTTCAGGCTTTGGGAGCTCAGGCATTTTCTGCAGTTCAGGCAGCTTCGGCAGTTCAGGCTTTGGTAATTCTGGAATTTTGGGCAATTCAGGAAGCGTGGGAAGCTGAGGTAACTCCAAAAGATGCCTTGCTTCAACCTGGATTTTGCAGCTCATCAATGACAAACAGATCACCAACAATATTGGAAGACTAACGAAGGATGAGATACCAAGATTAGCCATAATTATAAACCAAAATGACAACTTTCCAATATAAGAACACCTTTTACCCTTCTTGATTAAGTTAATTTTGATGTTCGAATGGGCTTTTTTATAGAGGAAACATGAAAGAATAATATTATAACAAGGATTAATTAGTTCAACATCTTACCTAAATACTTGAATAATATTAACAAGGGTTATTAGTTCAACTTCTTGCATTGGCATGTTTTTCCTGCCAACCTTTTTATTTATGTCAATCAAATACCTTAcatctaacgtctaaaatagtacaattttactcctaatgttggcAGCAGCCATTTTCCCCTAATGTAAGTTGGTCAATTtttgaaataattcatcaaactggtTGTTGTcaactacacttcacatgtCAGTCATTTTAtaactcattagtaacagatcataaacatatgattagaattgaaaaaaaatatatatatatattatctattttacgagttggacaaaaaaaattcaaaatattccatcgaattaataaatattaacctccaattccattattaaatcacataaaatatgttttaagcgaactgatatgcaattggtgcagaataaataacaaaatatctgtgttttataaattgacccaacttcacaacgttaggagtaaaattgcatcattttagacgttagctTTTTTTGACCTTATCCTTAAattaaattgaataaattaaaacatgaaatATGAATAAAAGGGTTGTGGAATGCtgaataaaagaaattataatTATCTTACTTGATTACTGTTAAGAGATAATCTTGTGGAGAGGGAATTTATAACCATGGAATAATAATCCCAGTCAGAATGTTTAGGTGTTATAGCTGAATTTCCAAAAGGATTTTCCTTCACATATTCAACTACATTTTCTGCTTCTGCAAGCCCTTCCAAGTACTCTCTCAACTCCCCCTCAGGTCCTGTGTagttaataaaacaaaattaattataaagatTATTATACACTAATTAAATTGATTATCTGCTTAAATGTATGGACTTAATTACCTAAAGCATCATCATTATAATTATTTGCCTCGTATTCAGGGTGAAAAACTGCAGTGTAAGGCTGATTATGCAAAACAAAACTAAAATCAGCATAAATAGAaactataaattataattaagtaTTAATTTAGAGAAATTACAGGATTAAGGATTGCTTTGTAAGGATCATTATCGATCAATAAGGTGTTGGATGATGAGTAATCCGAGTAATTCAGCCATATTTTTGCTAATTCCTTCAAAAACATTGGCTTATTCTTGTTCTCCAATGTACTGAATTCAGATGTTCTGCAGTGACTTTGGTCCTGAAAAAGATCAAATTTATGAAATCTTTTAGTTTGCAGTTTCATACATATAAAGAAGGGaaatatagtattttttttagcaATTTAGTCCCTTAATTTGTACCTAAAATGTTTATTTTACTTATCCCTATGAACTCGTAAATGGATAGAAAATCT includes these proteins:
- the LOC136208182 gene encoding uncharacterized FCP1 homology domain-containing protein C1271.03c-like — protein: MGSKEYNNETKLSEVSAKKPLKKKKLIVLDLNGLLCFRACKHRPSSFPKNRIADVVYGNFLVYKRPHCEDFLKFCFQKFEVAIWSSARQYNVNDALECVMGTFRSKLLFIWDQSHCRTSEFSTLENKNKPMFLKELAKIWLNYSDYSSSNTLLIDNDPYKAILNPPYTAVFHPEYEANNYNDDALGPEGELREYLEGLAEAENVVEYVKENPFGNSAITPKHSDWDYYSMVINSLSTRLSLNSNQVEARHLLELPQLPTLPELPKIPELPKPELPKLPELQKMPELPKPELPKLPELSKPELPKIPELPKPELPKIPELPKHELPKIPELPKPELPLPKDVTPAHSATAAP